The following proteins come from a genomic window of Pseudomonas sp. J452:
- the kdpC gene encoding potassium-transporting ATPase subunit KdpC produces the protein MLKQIRPALSVLAFMTLVTGVAYPLAVTGVAQLAFPDQANGSLVLDGKGAVRGSALLAQNFDGVEWFQPRPSAAAFATVSSGASNLAPSNPALAERIAEDAQRLLGEGQGPVPMQLVTTSASGLDPHLSPAAARFQIARIAEARGMPVDSLERLVEQHMEQPLVGPAVVNVLALNLALADNRAIAFHETTP, from the coding sequence ATGCTCAAGCAAATCCGCCCAGCCCTCAGTGTGCTGGCCTTTATGACCCTGGTGACCGGCGTGGCCTATCCGCTGGCTGTTACTGGTGTGGCGCAATTGGCATTCCCCGATCAGGCCAATGGCAGCCTGGTGCTCGACGGCAAAGGTGCCGTGCGTGGCAGCGCTCTGCTGGCGCAAAACTTCGACGGTGTCGAGTGGTTCCAGCCACGTCCGTCGGCCGCCGCTTTCGCCACCGTGTCCAGTGGCGCAAGCAACCTGGCGCCGAGCAACCCGGCACTGGCCGAACGCATCGCCGAGGATGCCCAGCGCCTGCTTGGCGAAGGGCAGGGGCCGGTACCCATGCAACTGGTGACCACCTCCGCCAGCGGTCTCGATCCGCACCTGTCGCCGGCCGCGGCACGCTTCCAGATTGCCCGCATCGCCGAGGCGCGCGGCATGCCGGTGGACAGTCTGGAGCGCCTGGTCGAGCAGCACATGGAGCAACCCCTGGTGGGGCCGGCCGTGGTCAACGTGCTGGCGCTCAACCTGGCGCTGGCCGACAATCGCGCCATCGCTTTCCATGAGACGACTCCATGA
- the kdpB gene encoding potassium-transporting ATPase subunit KdpB, whose translation MNARTEPHKQALKDAKQQPKTSLAALWQPALRQAFVKLDPRQLLRSPVMLVVELTAVVTTVLCFIPNPQVSTGLAVQIALWLWFTVLFANFAEALAEGRGKARADSLKAGSQGLNARRQKGQQFETVLASSLRSGDIVRVEAGELIPGDGEVIEGIAAVNEAAITGESAPVIRESGGDRSAVTGNTRVVSDWLLVQITANPGESTLDRMIALVEGAKRQKTPNEVALDILLIGLTLIFLLVVATLQPFARYAGGDLPLVYLVALLVTLIPTTIGGLLSAIGIAGMDRLVRLNVIAKSGRAVEAAGDVHVLLLDKTGTITFGNRRCSAMIKAPGVSGKDLTEAGLLASLADDTAEGKSIVEYLRALSPMQEPERSAIKSIAFSAETRLSGADWNGHSYRKGAVDAVLNYLGMSRDEVPAPLAREIEKIAQSGGTPLLVAGDARLLGAIHLKDVVKPGIRERFAELRAMGIRTVMVTGDNPLTAAAIAAEAGVDDLIAEATPEKKLQRIRSEQAEGKMVAMCGDGANDAPALAQADVGLAMNDGTQAAREAANLVDLDSDPTKLLDVVQVGKELLVTRGALTTFSVANDVAKYFAILPALFAGIYPQLGALNLMQLHSPQSAILSAIVFNALIIVALIPLALRGVRVQAADAASLLRRNLLIYGLGGLLAPFVGIKLIDVLLVAVGLV comes from the coding sequence ATGAATGCCCGTACCGAACCGCATAAACAGGCGCTGAAAGACGCCAAGCAACAGCCGAAAACCTCCCTCGCCGCGCTGTGGCAGCCGGCGCTGCGCCAGGCTTTCGTCAAGCTCGATCCGCGCCAACTGCTGCGCTCACCGGTGATGCTGGTGGTCGAACTGACTGCCGTGGTGACCACCGTGCTGTGCTTTATCCCCAACCCACAGGTGTCTACCGGCCTGGCCGTGCAGATTGCCCTGTGGTTGTGGTTCACCGTGCTGTTCGCCAACTTCGCCGAGGCACTCGCCGAAGGGCGCGGCAAGGCTCGCGCCGACAGCCTCAAGGCCGGCAGCCAGGGGCTCAATGCGCGCCGGCAGAAGGGCCAGCAGTTCGAAACCGTACTGGCCAGCAGCTTGCGCAGCGGCGATATCGTCCGCGTCGAGGCCGGCGAGCTGATCCCCGGCGACGGCGAAGTCATCGAAGGCATCGCCGCGGTCAACGAGGCGGCCATCACCGGCGAATCCGCACCGGTGATCCGCGAGTCCGGTGGCGACCGTTCGGCCGTGACCGGCAACACCCGCGTGGTCTCCGACTGGCTGCTGGTGCAGATCACCGCCAACCCCGGCGAGTCGACCCTGGACCGGATGATCGCCCTGGTCGAAGGCGCCAAGCGGCAGAAGACGCCCAACGAAGTGGCGCTGGATATCCTGCTGATCGGCCTGACCCTGATCTTCCTGCTGGTGGTGGCCACCCTGCAGCCGTTCGCCCGCTATGCCGGTGGCGACCTGCCGCTGGTGTACCTGGTGGCGCTGCTGGTGACCCTGATTCCGACCACCATCGGCGGCCTGCTCTCGGCCATCGGCATCGCCGGCATGGATCGCCTGGTGCGCCTCAATGTGATCGCCAAGTCCGGCCGCGCGGTGGAAGCCGCCGGTGACGTGCATGTGCTGCTGCTGGACAAGACCGGCACCATCACCTTCGGTAACCGCCGTTGCAGCGCGATGATCAAGGCCCCCGGCGTATCCGGCAAGGATCTGACGGAAGCTGGGCTACTGGCCTCGCTGGCCGACGACACCGCCGAGGGCAAGTCGATCGTCGAGTACCTGCGGGCCTTGAGCCCGATGCAGGAACCGGAGCGCAGTGCGATCAAGTCGATTGCCTTCAGTGCAGAGACGCGCCTGTCCGGTGCCGACTGGAACGGCCACAGCTACCGCAAGGGCGCGGTGGATGCGGTGCTCAACTACCTGGGCATGAGCCGTGACGAGGTACCGGCACCGCTGGCCCGCGAGATCGAGAAGATCGCCCAGAGCGGTGGTACGCCGTTGCTGGTGGCCGGCGATGCGCGTCTGCTGGGCGCCATCCACCTCAAGGACGTGGTCAAACCGGGCATCCGCGAGCGTTTCGCCGAACTGCGCGCCATGGGCATCCGCACCGTGATGGTGACCGGCGACAACCCGCTGACCGCTGCTGCGATTGCCGCCGAAGCCGGCGTCGATGACCTGATCGCCGAAGCCACGCCGGAGAAGAAGCTGCAACGCATCCGCTCCGAGCAGGCCGAAGGCAAGATGGTCGCCATGTGCGGCGACGGCGCCAACGACGCCCCGGCGCTGGCTCAGGCCGACGTTGGCCTGGCGATGAACGACGGCACCCAGGCCGCCCGCGAGGCCGCCAACCTGGTCGACCTCGACTCCGACCCGACCAAGCTGCTCGACGTGGTGCAGGTGGGCAAGGAGCTGCTGGTGACCCGTGGCGCGCTGACCACCTTCTCGGTGGCCAACGACGTGGCCAAGTACTTCGCCATCCTGCCGGCGCTGTTCGCCGGTATCTACCCGCAGCTCGGTGCGCTCAACCTGATGCAGCTGCACAGCCCGCAGAGCGCGATCCTCTCGGCCATCGTGTTCAACGCCCTGATCATAGTCGCGTTGATTCCGCTGGCCTTGCGCGGGGTACGGGTGCAGGCCGCCGATGCCGCCAGCCTGCTGCGCCGCAATCTGCTGATCTATGGCCTGGGCGGTCTGCTGGCGCCCTTTGTCGGGATCAAGCTGATCGATGTACTGCTGGTGGCGGTAGGACTGGTGTAG
- the kdpA gene encoding potassium-transporting ATPase subunit KdpA: MQIHDYWLILAFFVLVLLPAPFLGRYLFRVMEGQKTLLSPVFEPVERLCYRLAGIDSQAEQDWKTYSLALLAFTLASLLTLFSILLLQGVLPLNPQRLPGLEWTLAFNTAVSFVTNTNWQAYSGEAALSYFSQMVGLGVQNFVSPAVGLAVLVVFCRGIARRSSNSVGNFWVDLTRATLYGLLPFCLLLALFLVWQGVPQTFLEYVTAHTLSGADQVIPLGPAASQIAIKQLGTNGGGFFGVNSAHPFENPTAWSNLFEVASIILIPVALLFTFGHYVKDLRQSRALLACMLILFSVGLGGTLYAEHQPNPALSALPIEQSGSLEGKESRFGTTASALWAVTTTAASNGSVNAMHDSFSALGGMVPMFNMMLGEVIFGGVGAGLYGMLLFVLIAVFLAGLMIGRTPEYLGKKLEAREVRLLVATLLVMPVGVLVLGALAASLPGPAASVSNPGAHGFSQILYNYTSGAANNGSAFGGFGANTPYHNLMIGLAMLIGRFGYILPILAIAGSLAAKKRAPVGSNSFPTHGPLFVTLLTLTILLVGGLTFLPALALGPIAEHLTLFQGF, translated from the coding sequence ATGCAAATCCACGACTACTGGCTGATTCTGGCCTTCTTCGTGCTGGTATTGCTGCCGGCACCGTTTCTCGGGCGCTACCTGTTCCGCGTGATGGAAGGGCAGAAGACCCTGCTGAGCCCCGTGTTCGAGCCCGTCGAACGCCTCTGCTACCGCCTGGCTGGCATCGACAGCCAGGCCGAGCAGGACTGGAAAACCTACAGCCTGGCGTTGCTGGCCTTCACCCTGGCCAGCCTGCTGACACTGTTCTCCATCCTACTGCTGCAAGGTGTGTTGCCACTGAATCCGCAGCGGTTGCCGGGTCTTGAATGGACCCTGGCGTTCAACACCGCGGTGAGCTTCGTCACCAACACCAACTGGCAGGCCTACAGCGGCGAGGCCGCGCTCAGCTACTTCAGCCAGATGGTCGGCCTGGGCGTGCAGAACTTCGTCAGCCCGGCGGTTGGCCTGGCCGTGCTGGTGGTGTTCTGCCGGGGCATCGCGCGGCGTTCGAGCAACAGCGTCGGCAACTTCTGGGTCGACCTGACTCGCGCCACGCTCTACGGTTTGCTGCCGTTCTGTCTGCTGTTGGCGCTGTTCCTGGTCTGGCAGGGGGTTCCGCAGACCTTCCTCGAGTACGTCACGGCGCACACCCTGTCGGGTGCCGATCAGGTCATCCCACTCGGCCCGGCGGCCAGCCAGATTGCCATCAAGCAGCTCGGCACCAACGGTGGCGGCTTCTTCGGCGTCAACTCGGCGCACCCGTTCGAGAACCCCACGGCCTGGAGCAACCTGTTCGAGGTGGCTTCGATCATCCTGATCCCGGTGGCGCTGCTGTTCACCTTCGGCCACTACGTCAAGGACCTGCGCCAGAGCCGCGCGCTGCTGGCCTGCATGCTGATTCTGTTCAGCGTCGGCCTGGGCGGCACCCTGTATGCCGAGCATCAGCCGAACCCAGCGCTGAGTGCGTTGCCGATTGAGCAGAGCGGCTCTTTGGAAGGCAAGGAAAGCCGCTTTGGCACCACGGCCTCGGCGTTGTGGGCGGTGACTACCACCGCGGCGTCCAACGGCTCGGTCAACGCCATGCACGACAGCTTCAGTGCCCTGGGCGGCATGGTGCCGATGTTCAACATGATGCTCGGCGAGGTGATCTTCGGCGGTGTCGGCGCCGGCCTCTACGGCATGCTGCTGTTCGTCCTGATCGCGGTGTTCCTCGCCGGCCTGATGATCGGCCGCACCCCGGAATACCTCGGCAAGAAGCTGGAAGCTCGCGAAGTCCGCCTGCTGGTCGCCACCCTGCTGGTAATGCCGGTTGGCGTATTGGTGCTTGGCGCCCTGGCGGCCAGCCTGCCTGGCCCGGCTGCCTCGGTCAGTAACCCAGGCGCGCATGGCTTCAGCCAGATTCTCTACAACTACACCTCCGGCGCGGCCAACAACGGCTCGGCCTTCGGTGGCTTCGGCGCCAACACGCCGTACCACAACCTGATGATCGGCCTGGCCATGCTGATCGGCCGCTTCGGCTACATCCTGCCGATCCTCGCCATCGCTGGCAGCCTGGCGGCGAAGAAGCGCGCACCGGTGGGCAGCAACAGCTTCCCGACCCATGGCCCGCTGTTCGTCACCCTGCTGACCCTGACCATCCTGCTGGTCGGCGGCCTGACCTTCCTGCCGGCACTGGCCCTGGGCCCGATCGCCGAGCACCTGACCCTGTTCCAGGGCTTCTAA
- the kdpF gene encoding K(+)-transporting ATPase subunit F has protein sequence MSILDGVSLAMAVGLFIYLLVALLRAERS, from the coding sequence ATGAGCATTCTCGACGGGGTGTCCCTGGCTATGGCCGTGGGACTTTTCATTTATTTGCTGGTCGCGCTGCTGCGCGCCGAACGTAGCTAG
- a CDS encoding response regulator produces MEALNAHELRTRSTRALIVDDNLELRELLGGYLTRFNIDSEAVGDGSGMRRALAQSHFDVIILDLMLPGEDGLSLCRELRSVSDIPILMLTARCEPTDRIIGLELGADDYMAKPFEPRELVARIQSILRRVRDDREPSRQEARTSIRFDDWSLHSVLRQLQSPEGLVVPLSNAEFRLLWVFLERPRRVLSREQLLDAARGRSIEAFDRSIDLLVSRLRQKLGEDPKAPRLIKTVRGEGYLFDAREIA; encoded by the coding sequence GTGGAAGCCCTGAATGCGCACGAGCTGCGCACCCGATCGACCCGCGCCCTGATCGTCGACGACAACCTCGAACTGCGCGAGCTGCTGGGTGGCTACCTGACCCGCTTCAATATCGACAGCGAGGCGGTCGGCGATGGCAGTGGCATGCGCCGGGCCCTGGCGCAGAGCCATTTCGACGTGATCATCCTCGACCTCATGCTGCCCGGCGAAGACGGCCTGAGCCTGTGCCGCGAGCTGCGCAGCGTTTCCGACATCCCGATCCTGATGCTCACCGCGCGTTGCGAGCCGACCGACCGCATCATCGGCCTGGAGCTGGGCGCCGACGACTACATGGCCAAGCCCTTCGAGCCACGCGAGCTGGTGGCACGCATCCAGAGCATCCTCCGCCGCGTGCGTGACGACCGTGAACCGTCCCGCCAGGAAGCGCGCACCAGCATCCGTTTCGATGACTGGAGCCTGCACAGCGTACTGCGCCAGCTGCAGTCCCCCGAGGGGCTGGTGGTGCCGCTGTCGAACGCCGAATTCCGCCTGCTCTGGGTATTCCTAGAGCGTCCACGTCGAGTGCTTAGCCGCGAGCAGTTGCTGGACGCGGCCCGCGGCCGCTCCATCGAGGCCTTTGACCGCAGCATCGACCTGTTGGTCTCGCGCCTGCGCCAGAAGCTCGGCGAAGACCCGAAAGCCCCGCGCCTGATCAAGACCGTGCGCGGCGAAGGCTACCTGTTCGACGCCCGCGAGATCGCCTGA
- a CDS encoding ATP-binding protein, which yields MRRADSLFARLFGVFLLAILLAHALAFAWFNQYGPPRPPPPPHADQQQFGPPPPPPPRFGGPLVLLAFQLLTLIAAAWLGARLLSRPIQHLSDAAERLSDNLDSPPLPETGPREARQAAHAFNLMQQRIRQQVQQRGRMLAAVSHDLRTPLARLKLRLEQIPNPQLRARMGQDLGEMIGMLDATLSYLHEQRSSEALQWLDLQALVESMAEDAQDRGAAVQVSGHCAPLRAQPMALRSCLSNLLENALRYAGHAEIELNDSRAQVEVRVRDHGPGIAAEQREAVFEAFFRVEGSRNRSSGGVGLGLTIAREAARHQGGDISLEETPGGGLTAILRVPRGIL from the coding sequence ATGCGCCGTGCCGACAGTCTGTTTGCCCGCCTGTTCGGCGTGTTCCTGCTGGCCATCCTGCTGGCCCATGCTTTGGCCTTCGCCTGGTTCAACCAGTACGGCCCGCCGCGCCCGCCACCCCCGCCCCATGCCGATCAACAACAATTCGGCCCACCGCCCCCTCCACCACCCCGCTTCGGCGGGCCCCTGGTGTTGCTGGCCTTCCAGCTGCTAACCCTGATCGCCGCCGCCTGGCTGGGTGCGCGCCTGCTCAGCCGACCGATCCAGCACCTGTCCGATGCCGCCGAACGCCTGAGTGACAATCTCGACAGTCCGCCGCTGCCGGAAACCGGCCCGCGTGAGGCGCGCCAGGCCGCGCATGCCTTCAACCTGATGCAGCAGCGTATCCGCCAGCAGGTGCAGCAGCGCGGACGCATGCTCGCCGCCGTATCCCATGATCTGCGCACGCCCCTGGCGCGCCTCAAGCTGCGCCTGGAACAGATCCCCAACCCGCAACTGCGCGCACGCATGGGCCAGGACCTGGGCGAGATGATCGGCATGCTCGACGCCACCCTGAGCTACCTGCACGAGCAGCGCAGCAGCGAAGCCTTGCAGTGGCTGGATCTGCAGGCACTGGTCGAATCGATGGCCGAGGATGCCCAGGACCGTGGCGCGGCCGTGCAGGTGTCTGGCCACTGCGCGCCGCTGCGGGCGCAACCCATGGCCCTGCGCTCATGCCTGAGCAATCTGTTGGAGAATGCCCTGCGCTACGCCGGACATGCCGAAATCGAGCTGAATGACAGCCGCGCGCAGGTCGAAGTGCGCGTCCGCGACCATGGCCCCGGCATCGCCGCGGAGCAGCGCGAGGCGGTGTTCGAGGCGTTCTTCCGCGTCGAAGGCTCACGCAACCGCAGCTCCGGCGGCGTCGGCCTGGGCCTGACCATCGCCCGCGAAGCGGCACGCCATCAGGGCGGCGATATCAGCCTGGAAGAAACCCCGGGGGGCGGGCTGACCGCCATCCTGCGAGTTCCACGCGGAATCCTGTAG
- the xopAW gene encoding XopAW family type III secretion system calcium-binding effector, protein MISGVSGYSSYSSYSSTLASTQRSSTASSGSGGCAGGPAKVQEKLFSILDGNGDGSVAKDELDSVLTAAKESDSSLTIDIDELFSQLDANGDGSLDSEETAAMAPPPPPPGGPGGPNPEEMFSQLDANGDGSIDQGELAALSGSAGSDVSSLFSELDADGDGGLNIDEMAALAPPPPPPPPPPPQGQGNSEELFSQLDADSSGSISQDELSSLLESVGQGSSASSSSEEENYSGLIAKLLKEYQSSASYQSSIGSQLNISA, encoded by the coding sequence ATGATCAGTGGTGTCAGCGGTTACTCGAGCTACAGCAGCTATAGCTCGACACTCGCCAGCACCCAGCGCAGCAGCACCGCCAGCAGTGGCAGTGGTGGATGTGCGGGTGGCCCGGCGAAGGTTCAGGAAAAGCTGTTCAGCATCCTCGATGGCAATGGCGACGGCAGCGTGGCCAAGGATGAGCTGGACAGCGTCCTCACGGCGGCCAAGGAAAGCGACAGCAGCCTGACCATCGATATCGACGAGTTGTTCAGCCAGCTCGATGCCAATGGCGACGGCAGCCTGGACAGCGAGGAAACCGCGGCCATGGCACCGCCGCCTCCGCCACCGGGCGGTCCGGGCGGCCCCAATCCGGAGGAAATGTTCTCCCAACTGGATGCCAACGGCGACGGCAGCATCGACCAGGGTGAGCTGGCAGCCCTCTCCGGCTCCGCGGGTAGCGACGTTTCCAGCCTGTTCAGCGAACTGGATGCCGATGGCGATGGCGGCCTGAACATCGACGAGATGGCTGCGCTCGCGCCGCCCCCACCACCGCCACCGCCACCGCCACCGCAGGGCCAGGGCAACAGCGAGGAACTGTTCAGTCAACTGGATGCCGACAGCAGTGGCAGCATCAGCCAGGACGAGCTGAGCAGCCTGCTGGAAAGCGTCGGCCAGGGCTCGAGTGCCTCCAGCAGCAGCGAGGAAGAGAACTACTCGGGGCTGATTGCCAAGCTGCTCAAGGAGTACCAGAGCAGTGCCAGCTATCAGTCGAGTATCGGCAGCCAGCTGAATATCTCGGCCTGA
- a CDS encoding YdgA family protein — MKKSAGIAVGVILAIGALGTAGAWYTGQQLPAVLDTSIKQANAEMAKTLPAVGINVSIELLSLERQFFSSNARYRVKFSGSLDGESPSNLEWVVTDRIEHGPFPLSRLQAFKLMPVMATSNYALEQSPALEKWFAASNGVSPLNGQVSLGYDRSFDGNLQLQPLKAAIDEQSALEFSGFNIDFDSSADAQEISANGLMDSLVITSTLDNAQNMTLQFKGLTLDSEAHKGSSDFYLGNNEVRLQSIELLLGESQPILLKDFVQRDETTENDNKLSARYSYDIGMISYQGNDIGGSQMIWGVKNLDATALQSLVELYGELLQAGQVDSETGMPELSAEQTELFKADIETLLAGKPSLALEKLSFKTANGESSFSLALDLNKPESFELPAPELAKQLIGQLDAKLLVSKAMIGDVVGVQAAIGGETDKEAIAQQATMMSEMASGMAVATELATVEGENIVSSLHYANNQVNFNGKQMSVEEFVAMAFATGGGLGAGMGGDMSEEAPVIEDPALMEGEGAAEETALEQ, encoded by the coding sequence ATGAAAAAATCTGCAGGCATTGCGGTAGGCGTCATCCTGGCCATTGGTGCATTGGGCACGGCCGGGGCCTGGTACACCGGCCAACAACTTCCCGCGGTGCTCGACACCTCGATCAAGCAGGCCAACGCGGAAATGGCCAAGACCCTTCCAGCCGTTGGTATCAACGTTTCGATCGAGCTGTTGTCGCTGGAGCGCCAGTTCTTCAGCAGCAACGCGCGCTACCGCGTCAAGTTCTCCGGTTCGCTGGATGGCGAGTCGCCGAGCAACCTGGAGTGGGTGGTCACCGATCGCATCGAGCACGGCCCGTTCCCGCTGTCGCGCCTGCAGGCCTTCAAGCTGATGCCGGTCATGGCCACCAGCAACTACGCGCTGGAACAGAGCCCGGCACTGGAGAAATGGTTTGCCGCCAGCAACGGTGTGTCGCCGCTCAATGGCCAGGTCAGCCTGGGTTATGACCGTTCCTTCGACGGCAACCTGCAACTGCAGCCGCTGAAAGCGGCCATCGACGAACAAAGCGCTCTCGAGTTCAGCGGTTTCAATATCGACTTCGACAGCAGCGCCGATGCCCAGGAAATCAGTGCCAATGGCCTGATGGACAGCCTGGTGATCACGTCCACGCTGGATAACGCGCAGAACATGACCCTGCAGTTCAAGGGCCTGACCCTCGATAGCGAGGCGCACAAGGGCAGCAGCGACTTCTACCTGGGCAACAACGAAGTGCGCCTGCAGAGCATCGAGCTGCTGCTGGGTGAAAGCCAGCCGATCCTGCTCAAGGATTTCGTCCAGCGCGACGAAACCACCGAGAACGACAACAAGCTGTCTGCTCGCTACAGCTACGACATCGGCATGATCAGCTATCAGGGCAACGACATCGGCGGCTCGCAGATGATCTGGGGCGTGAAGAACCTCGATGCCACGGCGCTGCAATCGCTGGTCGAGCTTTACGGCGAGCTGCTCCAGGCTGGCCAGGTCGACAGCGAAACCGGCATGCCCGAGCTGAGCGCAGAGCAGACCGAACTGTTCAAGGCTGACATCGAGACGCTGCTGGCCGGCAAGCCGAGCCTGGCCCTGGAAAAACTCTCGTTCAAGACCGCCAACGGTGAGAGCAGCTTCAGCCTGGCCCTGGACCTGAACAAGCCCGAGTCCTTCGAACTGCCGGCACCGGAACTGGCCAAGCAGCTGATCGGCCAGCTCGACGCCAAATTGCTGGTGTCCAAGGCCATGATCGGTGATGTGGTGGGCGTGCAAGCGGCCATCGGTGGCGAGACCGACAAGGAAGCCATTGCCCAGCAGGCCACGATGATGAGCGAGATGGCCAGCGGCATGGCGGTGGCCACCGAACTGGCCACCGTGGAAGGCGAGAACATCGTCTCCAGCCTGCATTACGCCAACAATCAGGTGAACTTCAACGGCAAGCAGATGAGTGTCGAAGAGTTCGTTGCCATGGCCTTCGCCACTGGTGGTGGCCTGGGTGCTGGCATGGGCGGGGATATGTCGGAAGAGGCTCCGGTTATCGAAGACCCGGCGCTGATGGAAGGTGAAGGTGCCGCCGAGGAAACCGCACTCGAGCAATAA
- a CDS encoding AI-2E family transporter, with translation MLNNDRLLVQILLLVLLGACAWVLAPFFSALFWAAVLAFASWPLMRLLTRALNGRENTAAAILTACWMVLVAVPLVWLGFNLADHIRDATELFKGFQVDGLPDPPQWLGNLPLVGERLVGVWNRIDEEGVALFTAIRPYLGQVGNWLLARSAQVGGGMLELALSLVLVFFFYRDGPRMAAFVKSMLQRLIGDRADHYQELVAGTVQRVVNGVIGTAAAQALLGLIGFYIAGVPGALVLAIITFVLSLIPMGPPLVWIPATAWLVSQGQYGFAVFLGLWGMFVISGVDNVLKPYLISRGGNLPLVVVLLGVFGGILAFGFMGLFLGPTLLAVAFSLLGDWVSSEPKESVQAVSMISEDKRD, from the coding sequence ATGCTCAACAATGATCGCCTGCTGGTACAGATCCTCCTGCTGGTGTTGCTCGGTGCCTGCGCCTGGGTGTTGGCACCGTTCTTCTCGGCGCTGTTCTGGGCTGCCGTACTGGCCTTCGCCAGCTGGCCGCTGATGCGGCTGCTGACGCGGGCGCTGAATGGCCGGGAAAACACCGCCGCCGCCATTCTCACCGCCTGCTGGATGGTGCTGGTGGCGGTGCCGCTGGTCTGGCTGGGCTTCAACCTGGCCGACCATATCCGTGATGCAACTGAGCTGTTCAAAGGCTTCCAGGTCGATGGCCTGCCGGACCCGCCACAATGGCTGGGCAATCTGCCGCTGGTGGGCGAGCGCCTGGTCGGGGTGTGGAACCGCATCGACGAGGAGGGCGTGGCCCTGTTCACTGCCATCCGCCCCTACCTGGGCCAGGTCGGCAACTGGCTGCTGGCGCGCAGCGCGCAGGTCGGTGGCGGCATGCTCGAGCTGGCACTGAGCCTGGTGCTGGTGTTTTTTTTCTATCGCGATGGCCCGCGCATGGCGGCTTTCGTGAAAAGCATGCTGCAGCGCCTGATCGGTGATCGTGCCGATCATTACCAGGAGCTGGTTGCCGGTACCGTGCAGCGGGTGGTCAACGGGGTGATTGGCACCGCAGCGGCCCAGGCGCTGCTGGGATTGATCGGTTTCTATATCGCTGGGGTACCCGGTGCCCTGGTGCTGGCCATCATCACCTTCGTGCTCAGCCTGATCCCCATGGGCCCGCCGCTGGTGTGGATACCGGCCACGGCCTGGCTGGTCAGCCAGGGCCAGTACGGCTTTGCGGTGTTCCTCGGTCTCTGGGGTATGTTCGTCATCAGCGGTGTGGACAACGTGCTCAAGCCCTACCTGATCAGCCGCGGTGGCAACCTGCCGCTGGTGGTGGTGCTGCTCGGTGTGTTCGGCGGCATCCTGGCCTTCGGCTTCATGGGCCTGTTTCTCGGTCCGACCCTGCTGGCCGTGGCGTTCAGCCTGCTTGGCGACTGGGTCAGCAGTGAGCCGAAGGAGTCCGTGCAGGCCGTTTCCATGATCAGCGAAGACAAGCGCGACTGA
- a CDS encoding DUF4892 domain-containing protein: MLSRLSFYLLCLSGSALAADMPGSQDLEVLPRAARSEIVDYQDVASLERRYPLGAVQRISSQLRLEREVLAEGRLRALTYRLPDEHPPREALAAARHALLEQGAQLLYWCEGRECGSSSLWANNIFDNAKLYGPEERQSYLLLRLVAPQQDSLLALYGITRGNRRSYLHAEQLDASTPLPAVLPVAATLLRQLREHGELALPHLSAPDQIWSELLGRTLNLDSTLRVSLSGASAAAWIKALQEQGVRATRLELGMATADGLLLQQLR, from the coding sequence ATGCTTTCCAGACTGTCTTTTTACCTGCTGTGCCTGAGCGGCTCCGCGTTGGCCGCCGATATGCCGGGCAGCCAGGATCTCGAGGTGCTGCCACGCGCAGCGCGCAGCGAAATAGTCGACTATCAGGATGTTGCCAGCCTGGAGAGGCGCTACCCGCTGGGCGCGGTGCAGCGCATCAGCAGCCAGTTGCGTCTGGAGCGCGAGGTGCTGGCCGAAGGGCGCCTGCGTGCGCTGACCTACCGTTTGCCGGACGAGCATCCGCCGCGTGAGGCCCTCGCAGCGGCGCGCCATGCCTTGCTCGAGCAGGGCGCACAGCTGCTGTATTGGTGCGAAGGCCGCGAGTGCGGCTCCAGCAGCCTCTGGGCCAACAACATCTTCGATAACGCCAAGCTGTATGGCCCGGAAGAACGCCAGAGCTATCTGCTGCTGCGTCTGGTCGCTCCGCAGCAGGACAGCCTGCTGGCCTTGTACGGTATTACGCGCGGTAATCGACGCAGCTATCTGCATGCCGAACAACTGGATGCCAGCACGCCATTGCCGGCCGTGCTGCCGGTGGCGGCTACCTTACTGCGCCAGTTGCGTGAGCATGGCGAGCTGGCCTTGCCGCACCTGAGTGCCCCGGATCAGATCTGGAGCGAATTGCTGGGGCGGACCCTGAACCTGGACAGCACCTTGCGAGTCAGTTTGTCCGGGGCGAGCGCCGCAGCATGGATCAAGGCCCTGCAGGAGCAAGGCGTGCGTGCCACCCGCCTGGAACTGGGTATGGCTACGGCCGATGGCCTGCTGCTGCAACAATTACGCTGA